The following proteins are co-located in the Eriocheir sinensis breed Jianghai 21 chromosome 1, ASM2467909v1, whole genome shotgun sequence genome:
- the LOC127008944 gene encoding actin-binding protein WASF2-like, translating to MLDLGSWGVFYTRPFNAEPLRCYRCQQYSHHRSRCNRQAVCGMCSGPQMTEAYLAKYKAGESMTALCPNCRQHHHAWTRRCPSRLNIVDLGIQRQEEWRAAHNPSRPAWTGRSRSRSQRRPAPPGQTTLASQEHFPALPPPATSPGNAAPAVPPPATSPPPPTTQTHPASTSTPAPTPRPASASVPSTQLIPALPPPALPQRVRRRRNRGPRPPLSSPAAPLVPPPGHVLVTRAALEGMLASFALALTGLLKLTPDEAALRVIAKATVEECFPTVDSPAASPATPLQIPVAAPPTAQTRDREDAPPPAGEARMEVDAPSQAAVAPAVSVAQPAPATQTAKPRSHIPARAAPTRSRIPQPKGMVTPKRRGPAPSRAAAPVITPGASSTTDR from the coding sequence ATGCTCGACCTGGGGAGTTGGGGCGTGTTCTACACGCGCCCCTTCAACGCCGAGCCCCTCCGTTGCTATCGCTGCCAGCAGTACAGCCACCATCGCTCCCGCTGCAATCGCCAGGCAGTGTGCGGCATGTGCTCGGGGCCGCAGATGACGGAGGCCTACCTTGCGAAATACAAGGCCGGCGAGAGCATGACCGCCCTCTGCCCCAactgccgccagcaccaccacgcgTGGACCCGGCGCTGCCCCTCCCGGTTGAACATAGTGGACCTGGGAATCCAGCGGCAGGAGGAGTGGCGTGCGGCGCACAACCCCTCTCGGCCGGCGTGGACCGGGCGGTCCCGCTCGAGGTCCCAGCGTCGGCCCGCCCCACCCGGTCAGACAACGCTCGCCTCCCAGGAGCACTTCCCGGCCCTCCCACCACCGGCCACGTCTCCCGGCAACGCTGCTCCGGCTGTGCCGCCGCCAGCTACTTCTCCTCCACCGCCCACCACGCAAACCCACCCGGCCTCCACCTCAACACCAGCCCCTACCCCACGCCCGGCATCCGCCTCGGTCCCCTCCACACAGCTCATTCCCGCACTGCCTCCACCGGCCCTCCCCCAGCGCGTGAGGCGTCGGAGGAACCGCGGGCCGCGCCCCCCCTTGAGCTCGCCAGCTGCACCCCTGGTTCCTCCTCCTGGCCATGTCCTGGTCACCAGGGCTGCACTAGAGGGGATGCTGGCGAGCTTCGCTCTGGCGTTAACCGGCCTCCTAAAGCTCACGCCGGACGAGGCGGCGCTGCGAGTCATCGCGAAGGCAACGGTGGAGGAGTGTTTCCCCACCGTCGACAGTCCGGCCGCGTCTCCCGCCACCCCGCTGCAAATTCCAGTTGCTGCGCCTCCAACTGCGCAGACCCGGGACCGCGAGGACGCTCCACCTCCCGCGGGGGAGGCCCGCATGGAGGTCGACGCACCCTCCCAGGCAGCAGTGGCACCCGCCGTCTCGGTGGCCCAGCCCGCACCGGCAACACAGACCGCCAAGCCCCGCTCACACATCCCAGCGCGGGCGGCTCCAACCCGCTCCCGCATCCCGCAGCCCAAGGGCATGGTGACCCCGAAGCGCCGGGGGCCGGCCCCCTCGCGCGCGGCGGCCCCTGTGATCACCCCGGGGGCCTCCTCGACGACCGACCGCTAA